One Phaseolus vulgaris cultivar G19833 chromosome 11, P. vulgaris v2.0, whole genome shotgun sequence genomic window carries:
- the LOC137806860 gene encoding CRM-domain containing factor CFM2, chloroplastic, with product MSTSLFRTIRRASSALRFSYATSFSVSPRSVGRSKMCVCSPLSHCVSLGEQGYWWGLRNLSHGRVNLVITGGKTKFETHEVEPPKKDKWKTKKRLKMQRKREKEKRKAANRKDPRRLGVKGKKKKQRFESADERIKYKIENARVKEALLIERLKRYEVPKLQGPVVKPDSLTGEERFYLKKMAQKRSNYLQIGRRGLFGGVVLNMHMHWKKHETVKVICKPCKPGQIHEYVQELTRKSGGIPLQIIGDDTAIFYRGKNYEQPDIMSPIDTLSKKKALEKSKYEQSLDSVRRFIAIAEKELELYYRHVALYGDPNNRNPLSVLDSPDGNSKEKGNHGIQDKKFPHLNSDYFSATLSETKADSTEMELSEAEDSFEDESLSMNESDSEENSMSGSNGDQEKEVYFTKLRYESVSSTTGSSSMAKRSHYYNNNNKNQCI from the exons ATGTCAACTTCGTTGTTCCGCACCATAAGGAGAGCATCCTCTGCTCTCAGATTCTCGTACGCCACCTCGTTTTCGGTCTCTCCCAG GTCAGTTGGGAGGAGCAAGATGTGTGTGTGTTCTCCTTTGAGCCATTGTGTTTCGCTAGGAGAGCAAGGTTATTGGTGGGGTTTAAGAAATTTGAGCCATGGCAGAGTGAACCTTGTGATAACGGGAGGGAAGACCAAGTTTGAGACTCATGAGGTTGAGCCTCCTAAGAAAGACAAGTGGAAGACCAAGAAGAGATTGAAGATGCAGAGGAAGAGAGAGAAGGAGAAGAGGAAAGCGGCCAACAGGAAAGACCCTCGTCGACTTGGTGTCaaagggaagaagaagaagcagagatTTGAAAGTGCAGACGAGAGAATTAAGTACAAGATTGAGAAC GCCAGAGTTAAGGAAGCATTGCTCATTGAAAGGCTCAAAAGATATGAAGTTCCTAAACTTCAGGGTCCTGTTGTGAAGCCTGATAGCTTGACGGGGGAGGAAAGGttttatttgaagaaaatgGCTCAGAAGAGATCTAATTATCTACAAATTGGCAGAAGAGGATTGTTTGGAGGGGTTGTGCTCAATATGCATATGCATTGGAAGAAACATGAGACTGTTAAGGTCATATGCAAGCCTTGTAAGCCTGGTCAAATACACGAGTATGTGCAAGAACTTACCAGAAAGAGCGGCGGTATTCCACTTCAAATAATTGGAGATGACACTGCAATATTTTATCGTGGAAAGAACTACGAACAGCCTGATATTATGTCACCAATTGATACACTGTCCAAGAAAAAG GCACTTGAAAAATCTAAGTATGAGCAATCACTTGACTCGGTGAGGCGCTTCATTGCTATTGCTGAGAAAGAACTAGAGCTATATTACAGACACGTTGCACTTTATGGTGATCCAAACAACCGAAATCCCTTATCAGTACTGGACAGTCCAGATGGAAACTCCAAGGAAAAAGGGAATCATGGaattcaagataaaaaattccCTCACTTGAACAGTGATTATTTTTCAGCTACTCTTTCAGAGACTAAAGCAGATTCCACCGAAATGGAGCTGTCAGAAGCAGAAGATAGTTTTGAAGATGAAAGCCTGTCAATGAATGAATCAGATTCTGAAGAGAACAGCATGTCTGGTTCCAATGGTGATCAAGAAAAGGAGGTGTATTTTACTAAATTGCGATATGAAAGTGTAAGCTCGACCACTGGTTCTTCATCAATGGCTAAACGTAGccactattataataataataataaaaatcaatgTATATAA
- the LOC137806923 gene encoding protein FAR1-RELATED SEQUENCE 4-like, with the protein MEFEIDSTCETVANAGIGESSSIADDSREGGSFVEPNYKQDEGDNVPQDSSGITIPFAIPTVSVVAIEEPYVGQEFETESAAHAFYNAYATDVGFIVRVSKLSRSRRDGTAIGRALVCNKEGFRMPDKREKIVRQRAETRVGCRAMIMVRKVSSGKWVVTKLVKEHTHPLTPGKGRRDFVYEQFPNEHDKIRELSQQLATEKRRSATYKRHLELIFEHIDEHNESLSKKIQHIVGSVREMETKEEQNKL; encoded by the exons A TGGAGTTTGAGATTGACAGTACTTGCGAGACAGTAGCAAATGCTGGTATAGGTGAGAGTAGTAGCATTGCTGATGACAGCAGAGAAGGTGGAAGTTTTGTTGAACCAAATTACAAACAAGATGAAGGTGATAATGTTCCTCAAGATTCCTCTGGGATCACTATCCCATTTGCAATTCCCACAGTATCAGTTGTTGCGATTGAAGAGCCGTATGTGGGTCAGGAGTTTGAGACAGAATCAGCAGCACACGCATTTTATAATGCATATGCCACAGATGTTGGATTCATCGTTCGTGTGAGTAAACTCTCTCGATCAAGGCGTGATGGAACTGCTATTGGACGTGCTCTTGTTTGCAACAAAGAAGGTTTCAGAATGCCTGACAAGCGTGAAAAGATAGTGAGGCAAAGGGCTGAGACCAGGGTTGGTTGCAGGGCAATGATAATGGTGAGGAAAGTCAGTTCTGGCAAATGGGTTGTTACAAAGCTTGTAAAGGAACATACACATCCTTTGACTCCTGGTAAAGGCAGAAGGGATTTCGTTTATGAACAATTTCCG AATGAACATGACAAAATTCGGGAACTTTCTCAGCAGTTGGCAACTGAGAAAAGGCGATCTGCAACCTATAAAAGACATCTTGAACTGATATTTGAGCATATTGATGAGCATAACGAGAGTCTTTCAAAGAAAATACAGCACATAGTAGGGAGTGTGAGGGAGATGGAAACCAAAGAAGAACAGAATAAACTGTGA
- the LOC137824077 gene encoding calmodulin-like protein 3: protein MEAVELKRVFEMFDRNGDGRISVEELRDSLVNMGIEIPEKELADMIQRIDVNGDGCLDMEEFGELYESIMEERDEEEDMLEAFNVFDQNRDGFISVDELRTVLASLGLHQGRSLEECRKMIVKVDIDGDGMVNYKEFRQMMKSGGFSGLG from the coding sequence ATGGAGGCGGTGGAGCTGAAGCGCGTGTTCGAGATGTTCGATCGGAACGGCGATGGCCGAATATCGGTGGAGGAGCTCAGAGATTCGCTGGTGAATATGGGGATAGAGATTCCGGAGAAGGAGCTGGCGGATATGATCCAGAGGATCGACGTCAACGGCGACGGCTGCCTGGATATGGAGGAGTTCGGGGAGCTCTACGAGTCGATAATGGAGGAGCGCGACGAGGAGGAGGACATGCTGGAGGCCTTTAACGTCTTCGATCAGAACCGCGACGGCTTCATCTCCGTGGACGAGCTCCGCACCGTGCTCGCCTCCCTGGGCCTCCACCAAGGGAGGAGCCTGGAGGAGTGCCGGAAGATGATCGTGAAAGTGGACATTGACGGCGATGGCATGGTGAACTACAAGGAATTCAGGCAAATGATGAAGAGTGGAGGATTCTCTGGTCTTGGTTAA
- the LOC137828781 gene encoding uncharacterized protein isoform X1, which translates to MVPLKTFVFKIKQKEPLQHFPSPSGGFGYTMHIGGLKKAKSPGRSFDIHLGKMRDSTVLICHQNNSGVVEASAPSVQKDFASSVKAATEAPPSSFEFYVWSDVGVSLHVDLNLSPTDWINRFRNEVCISENIHENKSGSLWQDLSDLAENSAQGKSSFLWSTNSGQIDEHDSQAKSPSSSKLTKDGATELDKQNADDSPLICNSFTPCSMTVKVKDNLQEKHSTLSAEVGNGALNTFLSGAESCAKDKSKKIIDSDATNMPFIKSICDSVVKSLSYPSRLELQNSKPDNECFEDCALLNDSCFVNPSAVCAGASLSSSVGVQNSEVINCRKYVSVSLYDNDNSLDLSDPKSTFPAMEQGRLVKTEEIFETDSINFTSLTEEWEVGRIIDRRESSECSQFGNPLNVNCNNRDSKMELSKKRKSRDSEIQGSNGKPTTTRVLRSMKNNGVKLPRRSMRLISKVASFFWKRLLYPQ; encoded by the exons ATGGTCCCTCTAAAAACCTTTGTcttcaaaatcaaacaaaaagaaCCTCTGCAACATTTTCCATCTCCATCAG GAGGCTTTGGCTATACAATGCATATAGGAGGTTTGAAGAAGGCCAAGTCACCTGGAAGAAGCTTCGACATACATTTAGGTAAAATGAGAGACAGCACAGTGCTAATTTGTCACCAAAATAATAGTGGAGTAGTAGAAGCATCTGCACCTTCAGTTCAGAAAGATTTTGCTTCTTCAGTAAAAGCAGCTACTGAAGCTCCTCCATCGTCATTTGAGTTCTATGTCTGGTCAGATGTGGGAGTTAGTCTTCATGTTGATTTAAATTTGTCCCCGACAGATTGGATTAATAGGTTTAGAAACGAGGTTTGCATAAGTGAGAATATACACGAAAACAAATCCGGAAGCCTTTGGCAGGATCTCAGTGACTTAGCCGAGAATTCCGCGCAAGGAAAATCTTCCTTTCTGTGGAGTACAAATTCTGGCCAAATTGATGAGCATGATAGTCAGGCCAAGTCTCCCTCAAGCTCGAAACTGACAAAAGATGGTGCTACAGAGTTAGATAAACAGAATGCAGATGACAGTCCTTTGATATGTAATTCATTTACTCCATGCAGCATGACTGTAAAAGTGAAAGATAATTTACAGGAAAAGCATTCAACTCTCTCAGCTGAAGTTGGAAATGGTGCACTGAACACTTTTCTTTCCGGTGCCGAATCTTGTGCTAAAGACAAGTCTAAGAAAATCATCGATTCAGATGCTACCAATATGCCATTCATCAAGTCAATTTGTGATTCTGTTGTCAAATCACTGTCTTATCCTAGCAGACTAgaacttcaaaattcaaaacctGATAATGAATGTTTTGAGGATTGTGCTCTGCTAAATGATTCTTGCTTTGTGAATCCTAGTGCGGTGTGTGCTGGAGCTTCATTAAGTAGTTCTGTGGGAGTACAAAACTCAGAAGTTATAAATTGTCGTAAATATGTATCAGTTTCACTCTATGACAATGACAATTCCCTGGATTTAAGTGATCCAAAGAGCACTTTTCCTGCCATGGAACAGGGTAGACTAGTCAAAACTGAGGAAATTTTTGAAACTGACAGCATCAATTTCACATCACTAACTGAAGAATGG GAGGTGGGTAGAATTATTGATCGAAGGGAGAGTTCAGA ATGCTCCCAATTTGGTAATCCACTTAACGTAAATTGTAATAATCGGGATTCTAAAATGGAGCTCAGCAAAAAGAGAAAAAGCAGAGACTCTGAGATTCAAGGTTCAAATGGTAAACCTACTACGACAAGAGTTCTACGAAGCATGAAAAATAATGGTGTGAAGCTGCCTAGAAGATCCATGAGGCTGATCTCCAAG GTTGCTTCATTCTTTTGGAAGAGGTTGTTATACCCACAGTAA
- the LOC137828781 gene encoding uncharacterized protein isoform X3, with translation MTKRGFGYTMHIGGLKKAKSPGRSFDIHLGKMRDSTVLICHQNNSGVVEASAPSVQKDFASSVKAATEAPPSSFEFYVWSDVGVSLHVDLNLSPTDWINRFRNEVCISENIHENKSGSLWQDLSDLAENSAQGKSSFLWSTNSGQIDEHDSQAKSPSSSKLTKDGATELDKQNADDSPLICNSFTPCSMTVKVKDNLQEKHSTLSAEVGNGALNTFLSGAESCAKDKSKKIIDSDATNMPFIKSICDSVVKSLSYPSRLELQNSKPDNECFEDCALLNDSCFVNPSAVCAGASLSSSVGVQNSEVINCRKYVSVSLYDNDNSLDLSDPKSTFPAMEQGRLVKTEEIFETDSINFTSLTEEWEVGRIIDRRESSECSQFGNPLNVNCNNRDSKMELSKKRKSRDSEIQGSNGKPTTTRVLRSMKNNGVKLPRRSMRLISKVASFFWKRLLYPQ, from the exons ATGACCAAAA GAGGCTTTGGCTATACAATGCATATAGGAGGTTTGAAGAAGGCCAAGTCACCTGGAAGAAGCTTCGACATACATTTAGGTAAAATGAGAGACAGCACAGTGCTAATTTGTCACCAAAATAATAGTGGAGTAGTAGAAGCATCTGCACCTTCAGTTCAGAAAGATTTTGCTTCTTCAGTAAAAGCAGCTACTGAAGCTCCTCCATCGTCATTTGAGTTCTATGTCTGGTCAGATGTGGGAGTTAGTCTTCATGTTGATTTAAATTTGTCCCCGACAGATTGGATTAATAGGTTTAGAAACGAGGTTTGCATAAGTGAGAATATACACGAAAACAAATCCGGAAGCCTTTGGCAGGATCTCAGTGACTTAGCCGAGAATTCCGCGCAAGGAAAATCTTCCTTTCTGTGGAGTACAAATTCTGGCCAAATTGATGAGCATGATAGTCAGGCCAAGTCTCCCTCAAGCTCGAAACTGACAAAAGATGGTGCTACAGAGTTAGATAAACAGAATGCAGATGACAGTCCTTTGATATGTAATTCATTTACTCCATGCAGCATGACTGTAAAAGTGAAAGATAATTTACAGGAAAAGCATTCAACTCTCTCAGCTGAAGTTGGAAATGGTGCACTGAACACTTTTCTTTCCGGTGCCGAATCTTGTGCTAAAGACAAGTCTAAGAAAATCATCGATTCAGATGCTACCAATATGCCATTCATCAAGTCAATTTGTGATTCTGTTGTCAAATCACTGTCTTATCCTAGCAGACTAgaacttcaaaattcaaaacctGATAATGAATGTTTTGAGGATTGTGCTCTGCTAAATGATTCTTGCTTTGTGAATCCTAGTGCGGTGTGTGCTGGAGCTTCATTAAGTAGTTCTGTGGGAGTACAAAACTCAGAAGTTATAAATTGTCGTAAATATGTATCAGTTTCACTCTATGACAATGACAATTCCCTGGATTTAAGTGATCCAAAGAGCACTTTTCCTGCCATGGAACAGGGTAGACTAGTCAAAACTGAGGAAATTTTTGAAACTGACAGCATCAATTTCACATCACTAACTGAAGAATGG GAGGTGGGTAGAATTATTGATCGAAGGGAGAGTTCAGA ATGCTCCCAATTTGGTAATCCACTTAACGTAAATTGTAATAATCGGGATTCTAAAATGGAGCTCAGCAAAAAGAGAAAAAGCAGAGACTCTGAGATTCAAGGTTCAAATGGTAAACCTACTACGACAAGAGTTCTACGAAGCATGAAAAATAATGGTGTGAAGCTGCCTAGAAGATCCATGAGGCTGATCTCCAAG GTTGCTTCATTCTTTTGGAAGAGGTTGTTATACCCACAGTAA
- the LOC137828781 gene encoding uncharacterized protein isoform X2: MTKSNLARGFGYTMHIGGLKKAKSPGRSFDIHLGKMRDSTVLICHQNNSGVVEASAPSVQKDFASSVKAATEAPPSSFEFYVWSDVGVSLHVDLNLSPTDWINRFRNEVCISENIHENKSGSLWQDLSDLAENSAQGKSSFLWSTNSGQIDEHDSQAKSPSSSKLTKDGATELDKQNADDSPLICNSFTPCSMTVKVKDNLQEKHSTLSAEVGNGALNTFLSGAESCAKDKSKKIIDSDATNMPFIKSICDSVVKSLSYPSRLELQNSKPDNECFEDCALLNDSCFVNPSAVCAGASLSSSVGVQNSEVINCRKYVSVSLYDNDNSLDLSDPKSTFPAMEQGRLVKTEEIFETDSINFTSLTEEWEVGRIIDRRESSECSQFGNPLNVNCNNRDSKMELSKKRKSRDSEIQGSNGKPTTTRVLRSMKNNGVKLPRRSMRLISKVASFFWKRLLYPQ; encoded by the exons ATGACCAAAAGTAATCTGGCAA GAGGCTTTGGCTATACAATGCATATAGGAGGTTTGAAGAAGGCCAAGTCACCTGGAAGAAGCTTCGACATACATTTAGGTAAAATGAGAGACAGCACAGTGCTAATTTGTCACCAAAATAATAGTGGAGTAGTAGAAGCATCTGCACCTTCAGTTCAGAAAGATTTTGCTTCTTCAGTAAAAGCAGCTACTGAAGCTCCTCCATCGTCATTTGAGTTCTATGTCTGGTCAGATGTGGGAGTTAGTCTTCATGTTGATTTAAATTTGTCCCCGACAGATTGGATTAATAGGTTTAGAAACGAGGTTTGCATAAGTGAGAATATACACGAAAACAAATCCGGAAGCCTTTGGCAGGATCTCAGTGACTTAGCCGAGAATTCCGCGCAAGGAAAATCTTCCTTTCTGTGGAGTACAAATTCTGGCCAAATTGATGAGCATGATAGTCAGGCCAAGTCTCCCTCAAGCTCGAAACTGACAAAAGATGGTGCTACAGAGTTAGATAAACAGAATGCAGATGACAGTCCTTTGATATGTAATTCATTTACTCCATGCAGCATGACTGTAAAAGTGAAAGATAATTTACAGGAAAAGCATTCAACTCTCTCAGCTGAAGTTGGAAATGGTGCACTGAACACTTTTCTTTCCGGTGCCGAATCTTGTGCTAAAGACAAGTCTAAGAAAATCATCGATTCAGATGCTACCAATATGCCATTCATCAAGTCAATTTGTGATTCTGTTGTCAAATCACTGTCTTATCCTAGCAGACTAgaacttcaaaattcaaaacctGATAATGAATGTTTTGAGGATTGTGCTCTGCTAAATGATTCTTGCTTTGTGAATCCTAGTGCGGTGTGTGCTGGAGCTTCATTAAGTAGTTCTGTGGGAGTACAAAACTCAGAAGTTATAAATTGTCGTAAATATGTATCAGTTTCACTCTATGACAATGACAATTCCCTGGATTTAAGTGATCCAAAGAGCACTTTTCCTGCCATGGAACAGGGTAGACTAGTCAAAACTGAGGAAATTTTTGAAACTGACAGCATCAATTTCACATCACTAACTGAAGAATGG GAGGTGGGTAGAATTATTGATCGAAGGGAGAGTTCAGA ATGCTCCCAATTTGGTAATCCACTTAACGTAAATTGTAATAATCGGGATTCTAAAATGGAGCTCAGCAAAAAGAGAAAAAGCAGAGACTCTGAGATTCAAGGTTCAAATGGTAAACCTACTACGACAAGAGTTCTACGAAGCATGAAAAATAATGGTGTGAAGCTGCCTAGAAGATCCATGAGGCTGATCTCCAAG GTTGCTTCATTCTTTTGGAAGAGGTTGTTATACCCACAGTAA
- the LOC137828781 gene encoding uncharacterized protein isoform X4, producing the protein MHIGGLKKAKSPGRSFDIHLGKMRDSTVLICHQNNSGVVEASAPSVQKDFASSVKAATEAPPSSFEFYVWSDVGVSLHVDLNLSPTDWINRFRNEVCISENIHENKSGSLWQDLSDLAENSAQGKSSFLWSTNSGQIDEHDSQAKSPSSSKLTKDGATELDKQNADDSPLICNSFTPCSMTVKVKDNLQEKHSTLSAEVGNGALNTFLSGAESCAKDKSKKIIDSDATNMPFIKSICDSVVKSLSYPSRLELQNSKPDNECFEDCALLNDSCFVNPSAVCAGASLSSSVGVQNSEVINCRKYVSVSLYDNDNSLDLSDPKSTFPAMEQGRLVKTEEIFETDSINFTSLTEEWEVGRIIDRRESSECSQFGNPLNVNCNNRDSKMELSKKRKSRDSEIQGSNGKPTTTRVLRSMKNNGVKLPRRSMRLISKVASFFWKRLLYPQ; encoded by the exons ATGCATATAGGAGGTTTGAAGAAGGCCAAGTCACCTGGAAGAAGCTTCGACATACATTTAGGTAAAATGAGAGACAGCACAGTGCTAATTTGTCACCAAAATAATAGTGGAGTAGTAGAAGCATCTGCACCTTCAGTTCAGAAAGATTTTGCTTCTTCAGTAAAAGCAGCTACTGAAGCTCCTCCATCGTCATTTGAGTTCTATGTCTGGTCAGATGTGGGAGTTAGTCTTCATGTTGATTTAAATTTGTCCCCGACAGATTGGATTAATAGGTTTAGAAACGAGGTTTGCATAAGTGAGAATATACACGAAAACAAATCCGGAAGCCTTTGGCAGGATCTCAGTGACTTAGCCGAGAATTCCGCGCAAGGAAAATCTTCCTTTCTGTGGAGTACAAATTCTGGCCAAATTGATGAGCATGATAGTCAGGCCAAGTCTCCCTCAAGCTCGAAACTGACAAAAGATGGTGCTACAGAGTTAGATAAACAGAATGCAGATGACAGTCCTTTGATATGTAATTCATTTACTCCATGCAGCATGACTGTAAAAGTGAAAGATAATTTACAGGAAAAGCATTCAACTCTCTCAGCTGAAGTTGGAAATGGTGCACTGAACACTTTTCTTTCCGGTGCCGAATCTTGTGCTAAAGACAAGTCTAAGAAAATCATCGATTCAGATGCTACCAATATGCCATTCATCAAGTCAATTTGTGATTCTGTTGTCAAATCACTGTCTTATCCTAGCAGACTAgaacttcaaaattcaaaacctGATAATGAATGTTTTGAGGATTGTGCTCTGCTAAATGATTCTTGCTTTGTGAATCCTAGTGCGGTGTGTGCTGGAGCTTCATTAAGTAGTTCTGTGGGAGTACAAAACTCAGAAGTTATAAATTGTCGTAAATATGTATCAGTTTCACTCTATGACAATGACAATTCCCTGGATTTAAGTGATCCAAAGAGCACTTTTCCTGCCATGGAACAGGGTAGACTAGTCAAAACTGAGGAAATTTTTGAAACTGACAGCATCAATTTCACATCACTAACTGAAGAATGG GAGGTGGGTAGAATTATTGATCGAAGGGAGAGTTCAGA ATGCTCCCAATTTGGTAATCCACTTAACGTAAATTGTAATAATCGGGATTCTAAAATGGAGCTCAGCAAAAAGAGAAAAAGCAGAGACTCTGAGATTCAAGGTTCAAATGGTAAACCTACTACGACAAGAGTTCTACGAAGCATGAAAAATAATGGTGTGAAGCTGCCTAGAAGATCCATGAGGCTGATCTCCAAG GTTGCTTCATTCTTTTGGAAGAGGTTGTTATACCCACAGTAA
- the LOC137807012 gene encoding serine/threonine-protein kinase-like protein ACR4 has protein sequence MFWFLCIMGISPKYQLLNVNPCSVRLIFELVVLSYLWLQVTSLGSMSSIAISYGEKGSVFCGLKSDGSHTVTCYGSNSAIIYGTPTRFSFLGLTGGDGFVCGLLMGSNQPYCWGSSAYIEMGVPQPIINGAQYLEISAGDYHVCGLRKPLVGKHRYSSLVDCWGYNMTKNYVFGGQIESITAGSEFNCGLFSQNRTVFCWGDETNSLVISLIPQDTRFQKISAGGYHVCGISEGVNSRTVCWGRSLNLGEEISVAHAGQGNVDLAPNDPMLSVVGGKFHACGIKSYDREVICWGFIIKRSTPSPRGIKVFEVAAGDYFTCAVLAEKSLMPSCWGVDFPTSLPLAVSPGICQPAPCPPGSYAIDQHKGLCKSPDSRVCMRCSGGCPPEMYQKSACNLASDRLCEYNCASCSLSECFLNCSSSDSSASSRKKTENFWALQLPVVIAEIAFAVFIVSVVSITAILYVRYRLRDCECSKGSKGKKLKGSSSLQNENKVRPEFEEFKIRRAQMFTYEELESATCRFKEESIVGKGSFSCVFKGVLKDGTVVAVKRAIVSPNMQKNSKEFHTELDLLSRLNHAHLLNLLGYCEEGGERLLVYEFMAHGSLHQHLHGTNQVLREELNWIRRVTIAVQAARGIEYLHGYACPPVIHRDIKSSNILIDEEHNARVADFGLSLLGPADSGSPLAELPAGTLGYLDPEYYRLHYLTTKSDVYSFGVLLLEILSGRKAIDMQYEEGNIVEWAVPLIKSGDITAILDPVLKPPPDLEALKRIANVGCKCVRMRGKERPSMDKVTTALERGLAQLMGSPCIEQPILPTEVVLGSNRLHKKSSQRSSNRSISETDVVEAEDQRFEFRAPSWITFPSVTSSQRRKSSVSEVDVDGKNNAAEGKNMANVGGDVLRSLDEEIGPASPGESLFLQHNF, from the coding sequence ATGTTTTGGTTTCTTTGTATTATGGGGATCTCACCAAAATATCAATTATTGAATGTGAATCCATGTTCAGTTAGGCTTATATTTGAGCTGGTGGTTTTATCATACTTGTGGTTACAAGTTACAAGCCTTGGTTCCATGTCATCCATTGCCATCTCATACGGCGAAAAGGGTTCtgtgttttgtggtttgaaatCTGATGGCTCTCACACAGTGACATGTTATGGATCCAACTCAGCCATAATCTATGGAACACCAACTCGTTTCTCATTTCTTGGTCTAACAGGTGGAGATGGCTTTGTCTGTGGGCTTCTAATGGGTTCCAATCAACCGTACTGCTGGGGTAGCAGTGCCTACATTGAAATGGGAGTGCCTCAACCTATCATCAATGGAGCACAGTACCTAGAAATCAGTGCTGGTGATTACCATGTTTGTGGCTTGAGGAAACCTTTGGTTGGAAAACACAGGTACAGTTCCTTGGTTGATTGCTGGGGCTACAACATGACCAAAAACTATGTGTTTGGGGGACAGATTGAATCAATCACTGCTGGTTCTGAATTCAATTGTGGTCTTTTTTCTCAGAACAGAACTGTGTTCTGCTGGGGTGATGAGACTAATAGCCTAGTGATTAGTTTGATTCCACAAGACACGAGATTCCAGAAAATTTCAGCTGGTGGGTATCATGTGTGTGGAATCTCAGAGGGAGTGAATTCCAGGACTGTTTGTTGGGGGAGAAGCTTGAACCTTGGGGAAGAAATTTCAGTGGCACATGCAGGCCAAGGAAACGTTGATTTGGCACCAAATGATCCTATGCTTTCTGTAGTGGGAGGGAAGTTCCATGCATGTGGCATTAAGAGCTATGATCGTGAAGTGATTTGTTGGGGCTTTATCATCAAACGAAGCACTCCATCTCCTAGAGGGATTAAGGTTTTTGAAGTTGCAGCCGGTGATTACTTTACTTGTGCAGTTCTTGCTGAGAAATCTCTTATGCCTTCATGTTGGGGAGTTGATTTTCCCACCTCACTTCCTTTAGCTGTTTCACCAGGGATTTGTCAACCTGCTCCATGCCCTCCTGGTTCCTATGCCATTGATCAGCATAAAGGTCTCTGCAAATCACCAGATTCTCGTGTTTGCATGCGATGCAGTGGTGGTTGTCCTCCTGAAATGTATCAGAAGAGTGCATGCAATTTGGCTTCTGATAGACTATGTGAATATAACTGTGCCTCTTGTTCTTTATCCGAATGCTTCTTGAACTGCTCGTCTTCAGATTCCTCTGCTTCCTCTCGGAAGAAAACTGAAAATTTTTGGGCTTTACAGTTGCCAGTTGTCATTGCTGAGATTGCTTTTGCAGTTTTCATAGTTAGTGTGGTGTCAATAACTGCAATTTTATACGTCCGCTACAGGCTAAGAGATTGTGAGTGTTCAAAAGGGTCAAAGGGAAAGAAACTCAAGGGGAGTTCTTCCCTGCAAAACGAGAATAAGGTGAggccagagtttgaagagttcaAGATCAGAAGGGCTCAAATGTTCACCTATGAGGAACTAGAAAGTGCAACTTGTAGATTCAAGGAAGAGTCCATAGTGGGGAAGGGGAGTTTCTCGTGTGTGTTCAAGGGAGTGTTGAAAGATGGGACAGTTGTTGCTGTCAAAAGGGCAATAGTGTCTCCCAACATGCAGAAGAATTCCAAGGAGTTTCACACTGAACTTGACTTGCTCTCAAGGTTGAACCACGCTCATTTGCTGAACCTTCTAGGCTATTGCGAAGAAGGTGGAGAGAGACTTCTTGTGTATGAGTTCATGGCTCATGGCTCTTTGCACCAACACTTGCATGGAACAAACCAAGTGTTGAGAGAAGAGTTAAATTGGATAAGAAGGGTGACTATTGCAGTACAAGCAGCACGGGGAATTGAATATCTGCATGGATACGCTTGCCCTCCTGTGATTCACAGAGACATCAAGTCCTCAAACATTCTCATCGATGAAGAACACAATGCAAGAGTGGCTGATTTTGGTTTATCATTGTTAGGCCCTGCAGATAGTGGTTCACCACTGGCTGAACTCCCAGCTGGGACTCTCGGCTATCTTGATCCTGAATACTATAGGCTTCATTACCTCACAACCAAATCAGATGTGTACAGTTTTGGTGTTCTTCTTTTGGAGATTCTAAGTGGTAGAAAAGCCATTGACATGCAATATGAAGAAGGGAACATAGTGGAATGGGCAGTGCCTCTTATAAAGTCAGGAGATATAACTGCAATTTTGGACCCGGTTTTGAAACCCCCTCCTGATCTGGAAGCCTTGAAGAGAATAGCCAATGTGGGTTGTAAGTGTGTGAGGATGAGAGGGAAAGAGAGACCCTCAATGGATAAAGTAACAACAGCTTTGGAGAGAGGTCTTGCACAGTTAATGGGAAGTCCATGCATTGAGCAGCCTATTTTGCCCACTGAGGTTGTTTTGGGAAGCAACAGATTGCACAAGAAATCATCTCAAAGATCCTCAAACAGGTCAATTTCTGAGACTGATGTGGTAGAAGCTGAGGATCAAAGGTTTGAGTTCAGGGCACCCTCATGGATTACTTTCCCCAGTGTGACATCTTCTCAAAGGAGAAAGTCATCAGTGTCTGAGGTAGATGTTGATGGAAAGAATAATGCAGCAGAAGGTAAGAACATGGCCAATGTTGGAGGTGATGTTTTGAGAAGCCTTGATGAAGAGATTGGTCCTGCTTCTCCAGGAGAGAGCCTGTTCTTGCAGCACAACTTCTAA